One genomic segment of Lampris incognitus isolate fLamInc1 chromosome 2, fLamInc1.hap2, whole genome shotgun sequence includes these proteins:
- the LOC130131002 gene encoding calglandulin-like translates to MVSTVSKLTQEQIMEYKGVFEMFDEEGNGDVKTQELERLMSLMGINPTKRELGQMAKDVDKDGKGTFNCDSFLGLMALYHERTKNQDTQLRAAFKVFDKEAKGYIEWNSLKYVLMNAGEPLNENEAEQMMKEADKDGDGTIDYEEFVAMMTGDSFKMS, encoded by the exons atggTGAGTACT GTCAGCAAGCTGACACAGGAGCAGATCATGGAGTATAAAGGCGTGTTTGAGATGTTTGACGAGGAGGGAAATGGAGACGTGAAGACACAGGAGCTGGAGAGGTTGATGAGCTTAATGGGAATCAACCCCACCAAGAGAGAGCTCGGTCAGATGGCcaaagacgtggacaaagacg GCAAGGGCACTTTCAACTGTGACAGCTTCCTTGGTCTAATGGCACTGTACCACGAGAGAACAAAAAACCAGGACACCCAACTCAGAGCAGCTTTCAAAGTCTTTGACAAAGAAGCCAAGGGATATATTGAGTGGAATAGCCTTAA ATATGTGCTGATGAATGCCGGAGAGCCGCTTAATGAGAACGAGGCGGAGCAGATGATGAAGGAGGCAGATAAAGATGGAGACGGGACCATTGATTATGAAG AATTCGTGGCCATGATGACGGGGGACTCATTCAAAATGAGCTGA